Below is a genomic region from Leucobacter exalbidus.
GAAGGGCATTGAGAAGGCTGTAGCAGCCGTCACCGCTCAGCTCCTCGCGAACGCCAAGGAGATCGAGACCACCGACGAGATCGCGGCAACCGCATCCATCTCGGCCGCTGACGAGCAGATCGGCGCACTGATCGCCGAGGCTATCGACAAGGTCGGCAAGGAAGGCGTCGTCACCGTCGAGGAGTCGAACACGTTCGGCACCGAGCTCGAGCTGACCGAGGGCATGCGCTTCGACAAGGGTTACCTGTCGGCATACTTCGTCACCGACGCAGATCGCCAGGAAGCTGTATTCGAGGATCCGTACATCCTCATCGTCAACAGCAAGGTCTCCAGCATCAAGGACCTGCTCCCCGTTGTTGATCCCGTAATCCAGTCGGGCAAGCAGCTCCTCATCATTGCTGAGGACATCGAGGGCGAAGCACTCGCTACTCTCGTACTCAACAAGATCCGTGGCATCTTCAAGTCGGCTGCTGTGAAGGCTCCCGGCTTCGGCGATCGCCGCAAGGCAATGCTGCAGGACATCGCGATCCTCACCGGCGGCCAGGTCATCTCGGAAGAGGTTGGCCTCAAGCTCGAGAACGCAACGCTCGACATGCTCGGCACCGCACGCAAGGTCATCATCACCAAGGATGAGACGACCATCGTGCAGGGTGGCGGCGAGGACGACGCAATTGCAGGTCGCGTCACGCAGATCCGTCGCGAGATCGAGAACACCGACAGCGACTACGACCGCGAGAAGCTCCAGGAGCGCCTCGCGAAGCTCGCCGGCGGCGTGGCAGTCATCAAGGCTGGCGCAGCGACCGAGGTTGAGCTCAAGGAGCGCAAGCACCGCATCGAGGATGCCGTTCGCAACGCGAAGGCAGCAGTCGAAGAGGGCGTTCTGCCCGGCGGCGGCGTGGCGCTGATCCAGGCTGGCAAGACGGCATTCGCTACGCTCGAGCTCACGGGCGACGAGGCTGTTGGCGCTCGCATCGTTCAGGTTGCTATCGAAGCACCGCTGCGCCAGATCGCATCGAACGCAGGCCTCGAGCCCGGCGTTGTTGTGAACAAGGTCAGCGAAATGCCTAACGGTCACGGCCTGAACGCCGCAACCGGCGAGTACGGTGACCTGGTAGCCCAGGGCATCCTCGACCCGGCCAAGGTAACGCGCTCGGCTCTGCAGAACGCAGCGTCGATCGCTGGTCTGTTCCTCACCACCGAGGCTGTTGTTGCTGACAAGCCGGAGCCCGTTGCGGCTGCGGCTGGCGACCCCACGGGTGGCATGGACTTCTAAGTCCTCACGCAAGTGAAGCGAGGTCGCGCCTTCGGGCGCGGCCTCGCTTTGCTATATGCGGGGCCACTCCCGGTAACTGGAAGCACGGTGTGCCCAATGTTACGATCAATTGTTACCCATCAGGTGTTTCCGAAAGGTCGAGCATGCAGCATCCGTACCCCGCGGGCCCTGAGCCGAGCGCAGCCGGGCTTCACCCCGATCTGACTCCCACCCAGTTACGTGACGTACTGCAGGCAATGCCCGAGCAGTCGCTCGCGGTCGCGATCCACCGCAACGCCGACACCGCGCTCAGAGCGTGGCTGTGGGAAACGGGGGAGGGCGTGCTTCGGTTAGCCATGTATAAGCACTACCTCGCGCAGCGTGACCAGCTTTCGGCGCAGGGTCAAGCGCTGCCGCAGGACGCGGCACGGTTCGACCAAGCGGTGGGCGAGACCTACACGCAGTGGCAAAACGCCCTCGCGGTCGCTGCAGGCGAAGACGCCACAACGACGACGTCAATGACCTCAACGATGACGTCAACGCTGACCGACAGTAGGCCCGCGCTGACCCCGCAGGTGACCCCGCTGGAAACGGCGGCTCCGCAGCACGCCGAGCCCGCTATCGAAACGCCCATCGCCGCCGAGCCTGCAGAAGCTGCTGAGCCGGCTGAACCTGCTGAGCCGAAACTCGCAGCTGCTGAGCCGGAACTCCCGGGTCAGAGCGAACTCGACCCCCACGCTGTCGCCTCACCGCAGCCCGAACCTCTCGCCGAACCGCAGCCCGAGCCACAGCCCGAGTTGCTGCCTGTGGTCGAAGCTACGGCGCCGCAGCCCCCGCTGGCGATGCTGAGCCTCCCCGATGGCGTGCTGTGCGCGGTGACTTCTGCGCAGGTATTGATTGGCCGTAACCCAGACTGTGACCTCTACCCGGGGTCGCAGGTGATTGCGGTGGCCGATGACCGTCGACTGCTCTCCACCACCCACGCGATGCTGCGGCTCCACGAGGGGTACTGGTTTATTGACGACCTCGGCTCCACCAACGGCACGATCATCGGACATGACCCGCAGGGAGCGGGCCTTGCCGAGGGTGACACCCAGCATCTGCCGGGACCGTTTTTGCTGGGCGGCTTACCGTTCATGATCGAGATGGGAGGGGCGCGATAATGGCTGCTGGCCCCAAGCTTGAACTCATATATGGCAATGACGTGCGTTCGCTCTCGCCCGCGCAGTTCTTCATCGTGGGTCGTTCCAACGGCGCAGACCTGCGCATCGACCTGCCGATTGTGTCGCGTCGACACCTGGTCATCGGGTACAAGAACGGCTGGTACGTCGAAGACCTGGGCTCGCACAACGGCGTATTTGTGCGCGGCGAAAAGGTTGAGCGGGTCGCACTGACCGAAGCCACCGAGGTGCGCCTGGGTAACGCGAAGAACGGGCCCGTGCTGCAGCTGCAGCCCGATGCCGCTTCGGTATCGGCGGCGGCTACGCGCAGCCTCACCCCGCAAGAGTTCAGCCAAATGCTGCGCACGGTGGCCGCGCCGCCGCTACTCACGGGCGCACTCGAAGCGTTGACGGTGCGGGCCCACCACGCGCCTGCGGCCTCGTACGCGGGTGCGCCACCGCAGCCCGGCGCAGCCCCGGTGGCGGGGCTCGCTGCGCCCGCGGGCGCAGCGCGGATGGCGGGCCCAGCTACGCTGACCGGCGGTCTCGAGGTGCGCGGGCTCGAATTCACCGTCGAGGGTGGCAAGAAACTGCTGCGCGACATTACATTCGATGCGGGCCGCGGCACGCTGACCGCGATCGTGGGCCCCTCAGGCGCGGGCAAATCGACCTTTGCGCGCGCTGTCTCGGGGCTCACCAAGCCCAGCGGTGGCCAGGTTTCTTTTGACGGCGTCGATGTGCACGCACAGTACGATCGTGCGAAGTCGATGATCGGCATGGTGCCGCAGGAAGACGTGATTCACGGCCAGCTCAAGCTGTTGCCGGCCCTGCGCTACGCGGCGAAACTGCGCCTCGGGTCTGATGTGACACCGGCCGAACGTGAAGCCCATGTGCAGCGCGCGCTGGCGCAGCTCGACCTCGAGGCCCACATTCACACCCGCATCTCGAAGCTCTCAGGCGGGCAGCGCAAGCGCGCATCGGTGGCGCTCGAATTGCTCACCGAGCCGGCCTTCTTAATTCTTGATGAGCCCACGTCAGGGCTTGATCCGGCGCTTGATCGTCAGCTGATGTCAGAGTTTCGGGCGCTCGCAAATGGCGGCAGAACCGTGCTCACCATCACCCACTCGGTGGCGTGCCTCGACGTGTGCGACCAGGTGCTGGTGCTCGTTCCCGGTGGCGCTCCCGCGTTCATCGGTAGCGAGCAGAGCGCCTTCGCCTACTTCAACACCATCGACTGGTCGAACATTTTCGACCTGCTCAAGAACGACCCCCAGGGGTGCGCCGACCGGTGGCTGGCCTCGGTCGAAGCCCGTGCCCTCGCGGTGGAACACTCACTGAAGCCCGCGCAGCCTGTGCCTGATACCGAGGCTCCGCAGCGCGCCACCAGCCGCCCGATGCAGTTCTTTACGCTCGTGCAGCGGCAGCTTTCGCTAATGCTCGCCGACCGCGGATACACGGCATTCTTGATCGCGCTGCCGTTTGTGATTGGGCTGTTGCCTCTCGTAGTGCCGGGGGAGACCGGGCTGACCCGAGTGCAGGGCGCCAAGAACGCGCAAGAACCCCAGATGATCCTCACCCTGCTCACGATCGGCGCCGTGTTTATGGGGATCTCGATGAGCATTCGGGATCTCGTGGGCGAGCGCAGTATCTACGAGCGCGAGCGGGCGGTGGGGCTGAGTACCTCGGCCTATTTGGCCGCGAAGATCTTTGTGTACGTGCTGCTGGGCATCGCCGGATCAATCATCATTGTGACCATTTCGAGCCTGCTGAAAGACCCGCCCACCGGTGACGGGGTGCTGGGCCTGGGCGCCCGCACCGAGCTCACGATCGGTATCGCGGTCACGATCTCGGTGGGCGTGCTCATCGGCCTGCTGCTTTCGGCGCTCGTGAGCTCGCAGAACCAGGTGATGCCCGTGCTGATCGTGGTGCTGATGGTGCAGATGGTGCTCAACGGCGGGCTGATTCCGCTGATCGATAGCGGGCTGCTCAACAGCATTTCGATGACGGTGCCTGCGCGCTGGTCGATGTCAATGGGGGCGGTGAGTATTGACATGCACCATCTGCTGTCGATCGCCGACGAAGTGGAGCGGGCCGCCGCAGCCAACTCGATGCCTGAGCTTGACCCCATGTGGAACCCGAACGCGCTGCGTTGGTGGCTTGCGGCGGGTGTGCTGAGCGCAATGTCGGCATTGATGGTGGCGGTCACCTGGTGGCGCACGCGTACGCGCTAACCCCGTAGCGACCACACAACGCGGTTGTTGCCTCACCCATCGGGTGAGGCAACAACCGCGTTTTCGTTATTCGATGCGGGTCACCGGCACCGTAGCGTCGGTGGGCGCTCCGGGGAGTTCAACGCGGAACGTTGCCCCGCCACCCGGCGTCTCGGTGATGCTCACGGTGCCCTTGTGTGCATTCACGATCGACTGCACGATGGCCAGGCCGAGGCCTGAGCCGCCCGTTTCGCGGTTACGGGAGGTGTCGGCACGCCAGAAGCGGCCAAAGATCTTCTCGCGAATCTGCTCAGGCACCCCCTCGCCGTGGTCGACGATCTCGAACCGTGCATACTGCTTGCCATCCGGATCGGGGAGCTGAGACGACACCACAACCTCAATGGGGCTGCCCTCGGGGGTGTGCCGCATGGCATTGCCGATCAGGTTGGTCATCAACTGACGCACCTTGTGCTCATCGCCCACCACCGACGGGGAGGCCGGGTCTTCGACCACGGTCACCACACGGTCGGGGGCCTGCGCACGGGCATCAAGCGCGGCATCGCTCGCGAGCTTGTTCAGCGGCAACGCGGCGAAGTTCAGCGACCGGCGCTCATCGAGCCTGGCGAGCGCGAGCAGATCCTCGACGAGCGAGGTCATGCGAATCGCTTCCTTCTCGATGCGCTCCATCGCCTGAGCGACCTGCTCTTTATCTTGCAGAGCGCCCATGCGGTAGAGCTCGGCGTAGCCGCGCACCGACACCAGGGGCGTGCGCAGCTCGTGGCTGGCGTCACCGATGAAGCGGCGCATCTGCTCGATCGTGTGGGCGCGATCCTTCAGCGACCCATCGAGCTGATCGAGCATCACGTTGAGTGACTCGCCCAGGTGCCCCACCTCGGTGTGTGGGCTCGCCACCATGATGCGCTTGGAGTAATCGCCGCGCGAGATCTCGAGCGCTGTTTGCTCGACCTCTGCAAGCGGCAGGAAGGTCGTGGTCACGAGGAGCCTCGTAAGCGCAGCGCCCAACAAAATGACGGCGATCCCAAAACAGGTGAAGATGATGACGAACTGCGCGACCATCTGATTGATGCCCGCGGTTGACTGCGCGATCAGCAAAATGCCGCTGGGCCGGTCGTCAACAAGCACCGGGGAGGCGACCGCCTGCCACTCGGTGCCATCGGGCGCGGTGATCTTAATGAGCGAATCAGGCCGCTCGAGCACCGCCTCGAGGGTCACCGAAGGTATATCTGACACGAGGGGACCGTGCGTGCTGTGCGTGTTGTCGTACTGCAGAAACCCGTCGGGGTCGAGCACCGCGACGTAATACTGCATATTGGCATACAGCACGTCATTGCGCGACAGATCGTTCACGTCTGCGCCGGTCGCAAGGGCAAGCGACGGGTCGCTGCGCACGTTCGACAGCGAGTTCTCTTGGTTCGAGATCAGCATCGGGCGCAGCACCGAAAGGGTGCCGACGCCCGCCACGATGAGCCCGAGAAACAGGATGAAGACCGTAACGCTCGTGATCTTCGCGCGCAGCGAGACGTCGGCAAAGCGGTCGCCAAATCGCGACATAGTGGAAGTTACTTCGATTCGGTCTTGAGCATGTACCCGAAGCCGCGCTTCGTCTGAATCAGCGATTCTTCGGTAAGCGGGTCAAGCTTGCGACGCAGGTACGAGATGTACGACTCGACGATGCCAGCATCGCCGTTGAAGTCGTACTCCCACACGTGGTCAAGGATCTGGGCCTTCGACAACACGCGGTTGGCGTTCTGCATGAGGTACCGCAGCAGCTTGAACTCGGTGGGGGAGAGCTCAACCGAGGTGCCCTCGACGTTGACCTCGTGGGTGTCTTGGTCCATGGTGATCGGGCCAATCGACAGCACCGAATCTTCGTCTTCCTGAATGGTGCGACGCAACACGGCCTTAATGCGGGCGATCATCTCATCGAGGCTGAACGGCTTCGTGACGTAGTCGTCGCCGCCCACAGTGAGGCCCTCGACCTTGTCTTCGGTGTCGTCCTTCGCCGTCAAGAAAATGATGGGGGCGGTGTAGCCGGCCGAGCGCAGACGCTTGGTCACGCTGAAGCCGTTCATATCGGGCAGCATGACGTCGAGCACAATGAGATCGGGCTCTTCTTCCAGTACGGCCGAGATGGTCTGCGCACCGTTTGCAACGGAGCGTACGCCAAACCCTGCAAAGCGAAGGCTCGTGGAGAGCAGCTCGCGGATGCTGGGCTCGTCGTCGACGATAAGAATCCGGGGTCCCTTTGGCTGAGTGTTCATGTTCCCAGTCTCTGATGATTCACTATGAACCAGCTGGGAGTGTGCGCCGGGCTCTTGTGGAGTGGCGCTGAACTACACCTCGTCGGCGTTCAAGATCGTGTACGCGTACCCCTGCTCGGCCAAGAAGCGCTGACGGTTCTGCGCGAAGTCTTGGTCGACGGTGTCGCGGGCAATGAGCGTGTAGAACGACGCCGTCGCACCGTTTGACTTGGGGCGCAGCAGTCGGCCCAAACGCTGCGCCTCTTCCTGGCGTGAACCGTACGAGCCCGAGATCTGCACGGCCACCGAAGCGTCGGGCAAATCGACCGAGAAGTTCGCGACCTTCGACACCACGAGCGTCGTGATGTCGCCCGCACGAAACGCCTGGAAGAGGCGCTCGCGCTCGTCGACGGGGGTCTGCCCGGTGATGAGTTCGCTGCCGAGGGCCTGCGCCATCGATTCGAGCTGGGTGATGTACTGGCCAATCACGAGCACGCTCTCACCGGGGTGCTTATCGATGATGCGCTGCGCCAGCTCTTGCTTCGCGGTGGTGGAGGAGGCGATGCGGTAGCGATCCTGATCCTCGGCAATGGCGTAGTCCATGCGCTCGTTTTCGGGCAGGTCGATGCGCACCTCGAAGCAGGCTGCGGGCGCAATGAACCCCTGTGCTTCGATGTCTTTCCATGCGGCGTCATACCGCTTGGGTCCGATGAGGCTGAAGACGTCGCCCTCGCGGCCGTCTTCGCGCACGAGCGTCGCGGTGAGGCCGAGGCGGCGGCGGGCCTGCAGCTCGGCCGTGAGCTTGAAGACGGGCGCGGGCAGCAGGTGCACCTCGTCATAGACGATCACGCCCCAGTCTTGCGCCGACAGCAGCGACAGGTGCGCGTACTCACCCTTTCGCTTGCTGGTGAGGATTTGGTAGGTCGCGATGGTGACCGGCTTCACCTCTTTCACCTGGCCCGAGTACTCACCAATCTCGTCTTCGGTGAGGTTAGTGCGGCGAATGAGCTCGTCGCGCCACTGGCGGGCCGAGACCGCATTAGTCACGAGAATGAGCGTTTTCGCGCCTACGGCCGCCATCGACGCGGCCCCCACGATGGTCTTGCCCGCGCCACAGGGCAGCACAACGACGCCTGAGCCGCCGCGCTGAAACGCCTCAACGGCCTTCGCCTGGTAGTCGCGCAACAGCCAGCCGTCTTGCGCCAGCTCGATCGGGTAGGGCTCGCCGGGGGTGTAGCCCGCGAGATCCTCGGCGGGCCAACCGCGCGCGACGAGCTGCTGCTTCAGCTCGCCGCGCGCCCACGGCTCAATCGGGTAAGTGCGATCGTCGATGCGGTTGCCCAGCAGCGGCGCAATCTTCTTCGCGCTGGTGACCTCGCGCAAAATAGCGGCGTCGTCGCACCGAAGCACGAGCAGCGGAGCCTCGGGGGCATCCTCGGCATTCACGATCGGGTCATTCACGACCGCGGGGTTCACGATCGGGGTGTCACCGAGGACGGCGACGGCGGGCGCGGCCGCTGCGGGGTCGGCGGGGGCTGATCCGGATCCTGCAATCGCCCCAGCACCCTGCCCCTCGGCGGCAGTGACCGGGTCGGCCGCCGAGAGATCGATCGCATCGAAGCGTTCGATCGTGAGGCGCCCGTAGCGCCGCATGGTGTCGCTGATTTCGAGCGCGACACCACTGGGCACCGGAAACTTGGCGTACTGGTTCAGCGTGCCAATAATCTCTTCAGCGGAGTGCCCAGCGGCGCGCGCGTTCCACAGCCCGAGCCGCGTGACGCGGTAGGTGTGGATGTGTTCGGGAGCGCGTTCGAGCTCGGCAAACACCGCGAGGGCGTGCCTCGCGTCTTCTGCATCGGGGTGCGCAACCTCCAGAAGGACAGTGTGGTCGCTTTGCACGATGAGGGGGCCGAGAGTCATAACGACCTAGTTTACGCTGGGTCCACTGACACAATCATCGATACGGGGAATGTGCGCTCAACTCCGGCCGGGCCGTCGGTCGCCCGCAGCCGCCCATCGGTGAGCGCGACGGGCAGCAGCTTGAAGGTGCGGCGCTGCCCGCGAGACTCGGCGGTGACGTTCACGGGAGTTTTATCGCGGATCGCGAGCTCGAGCCGGCGCGTGAACGCGGCCGCCTCGGGTTCGGTGCGGGCCGCCACAAACACACGTTCAATCAGGGCTTCGTAGGGGTGAGGCGCGGGAGCCTCGTCGGTGGTCGCTGCGGTTGCGGGCGCCGAGACCGCGATCGCCGCGGTGTCGGGCGCCGCCGAATCGGGCTGAGCCTGCTCCTCGCCGCCCGAAGCCACAGCGGGCGCATCGGGTGACTCGGCGGGCAGTTCAGTCGCCGCATCGGCCCCGGTATACGTCGTGGGCTCGGTTACGGCAGATGTCGACGCGGCCCCCGTGCCGCGCGAGTTGAGACCGCGCGCAGCCGGGTCGCCCGCGAGCGACGCGTGGTAGCGCGCCTCACTGAACGCCGTGACCACGTGGTCGGGCCGCAGCCGGGAAAACAGCACGGTGACGTCGCCGGGCAGCGAAGCGCTCGCCCGGGTGAGCTGCAGGTGCTGCAGCTGACGGTCAACGAGCACCGTCTCGGCAAGCGCCGGCAGCGCGACGCGAATGCGGCTGCGCCCCTCAGCGCCGTAGTGCTCTTGCACCACGATGCGACCGATGCGCTCGGCCACGCTCGTCAGTAGGTAGTCGAGGGGCTGGGGCACCCCGGTGAACGACAAGCGTTCAAAGGTCTCCCTGGCCTCGGCGGGGGTGAGCCCGCGCTCGAATGCTGCTGCCAACGAAGCCTCGGTGATGCGGCGCATCGAGGCCGGCCCAATCTGCTCGGGGAGCGTGAGCTCAGCAAGCAATGCCTCCGACTGCGGATCGAGCGGGCCCGGGGCGAGCACCGTGAGATCAGGCTGCAGATACACGTTGACCGCGGCCGCGGGCAGCATCGCCGCGACCTCCTCGGGTGTCACCTCAACACCCGAGAGCAGGCGGTGCGCGATGGGGGTAAACAGCCCCATCGCGGTGCAGCCGAGGTGCTCGGCATCATTCACGAACTGCCGTGCCGCATCGACATCATTCTCGGGCAGCAGCGGGAAGCGCTCGCTGAGCTCTTCGCCTGCGCGCCCCAGGTGCGAAGCCAGCTCGCCCTGCTCGGTGATGAGGGTGTCGCGCAGCGGGCCGGGTAGCGTCTGCAAGAACGCGCCGGCCAGCACGAGCCAGCGGTGCTGGTGCGCCAGGGTGAGCCACGCCGCAGCGTCAGCCGACGCTACCAACTGCTGACCCGCGGTGACCGTGAGGCCCGAGCGGTCGAGCTGGCGCAGCGCGTGCGACACCGAGGCCGAGGTAATCGAGGCGCGCTCGGCGAGATCGCGCGCCGCAGCCACGCCCACAGAACCGCTGCGATTGAGGCGCAACCCGCCGCGCTGCAGCGCACGCAGGCACTCAGCAGCTTCGCTCACCGAGGTGAGCGCGGGGGTAAACCAGGCACCGGCGCGGTGCTCGGCCTCGAGTGCCTCGGTGGCCGCGCTTTCCGCGGTGTCTGACTGCGCAGCGGCGTGTGTGCCCGCCGCGTCAGCATCGCCCGCGGGCTCCGCCAGAAACGCATCCCAGTCGACATTGATGGCCACAAGCGCGGTGCGCAGCGCGGCATCCACTTCGGGCAGGGCAACAAACGGCACCGGATCAGCGGCCGGCGCGCTCGCCGCCGCTGAGGGCTCGACGGCGGCGCCAGCGCCCACCAGCCCCAGCTTGATGAGCCGGTCGGCGATCTGCGGCGAAGACTCCCAGCTGTGCGCCGCGAGCACGCGCAACATCGCGCGGTCGAGCGGAGCCAAAGCTCGGGTGATGGAATCGGGGCGCAGCAGCTCAGATGCGAGCCCGATCGGGTCGGCAACGCCATTGGCTGCCTGAGGTTTGCGCGTGTGCACGAGGCGCGCAAGAGAATCACGATCGAGTGTCGCGATTGACGAGGCGAGCGCCAGTGTGCCGGTCACCTGCGTTACCCGAGAGATTTGCGGCCAGCCTTGCCGCGGTTCGTGCCTGACGCTGAGCTGGTGTTGCGGGCCTTTGAGCCCGCCGCGAGCGCTTGATCTTGCGCAGCCTCGCGCTTGCGACGCGCCTGCGTCAGGATGAGTAGTACGACCAGCAGCACGAACCCAATGGGCAGTGCGTAGATCGACAGGCCGTAGACAAACGACCACAGGCCGCTGGCCATGGCCTCTCGGTCATTTAGTCCGATGATGAGGGTGGCGAAGAATGAGAGCAACGCGGCCGCAATGATACTGAGCGACGCATAGGCCAGTATTCGCTCGAGGAGCGTGGGGGCGCTGGATTCTGAGGTGGACATCTTCGCTATTTTATCCCTCTCGCGTGCCAGCGTGCGCCGCGGGAGTGGAGGGGCGGGCAGTAGACTTGCGTGGATACTCGGGCAGGGCCCGTAGGTCAGCATGCGCGGGCGAGCCCCGCGGGAAAGGGCAGGGGCATGCCAAACGGCAAGGTTCGGTTCTACGACGAAGAGCGTGGCTTCGGATTTATTCAGGGCGACGATGGCGCTCAGGTGTACCTTCACGCGTCAGTCATACCCGAAGGCGCAGATGTGCAGCAGGGCACACGGCTTGAATACAGTGTCGCTGACGGCCGCAAGGGCCCGCAGGCACTGTCGGTGCGGGTGCTTGATACGCCCCGGGCCGCGACTCGTGCGCGCACGCGCAACCGCAAGTCGGCCGATGACATGGCGATCATTGTTGAAGATCTGGTGAAGCTGCTTGACGGCCTCGGCGGGCACCTCAAGAATGGGCAGTACCCCGAGCGTGCTCAGGGCCGCAAGGTAGCCACGATGCTGCGGCACGTGGCTGATGATTTTGATGCTTGATCACGATATGAGAGACGGGCAAGACGTGACCGCTGAAGTGATAGTGCCGGATCAAGAGCTGCTCGCAGCTCGCGCTCAAGCGCGCCACGCGCTCGAGGAAATCACCGAGGTGCACTCGATCGGCGCTGAAGCTGGTTACGAAGTGCACGAGGAACGCGTCGTTACACTGTTTTTTGACTGCCGCATGGCCGGGTACCCCGGCTGGCGCTGGGCCGCCACGGTCGCCAAGGTTGACGCCGATGCTCCCGTGAACGTGCTCGAGGTTGAGATGCTGGCCGGTGAAGGCTCAGTGGTCGCCCCCGATTGGGTGCCCTGGTCTGAGCGCCTGGCGCAGTTCCGTGAAACTCAGTCGCAGCACGCCACCGACGGCAGCGATGACGATGAAGACGACACAGATGAGACGGCAGCGGCTCGTGCTGCCGCCGCAGAGCTCAGCGATGAAGACGATGCCGAAGACAACCTGCTCGACAACGACTTCAGCGACTTCGACGATGAAATCGATCTCGACTCAGACGATGATGACTCAGACGATGACGATGACGATGACGATGACGATGACTCAGACGACGATGACGAGTCTGACGACGACGGCGATGAATCTGATGATGACGAGTCTGACGACGATGATGACTTCGACGACGAGTCAGACGACGAAGACTCTGACGACGAAGACTCTGACGATGAGGACGAAGACGCGGCCCCCGCGGTCGAGTATCAGCCCCGCAACAGGTCACGATCGCAGCCGAGGTCACACTCGAGGTCGCGCAGGCGCTAACTCAAAATCAGCCCGAGATCAGTCCAATTCGACTGGCCTCGGGCTTTTTTGTGCCATAAATGTTGCTTATTGGGCACAAATACGTAATTGTTCCCGATGTTTGGACACCGTCCTAAATATTAGGTTTATGTCTGTAACGGGGGAACTCTGACATAGAGGTTCAGACACATCATCGATGGTGGCCTTCCCTCGTCAAGGTGAGACGAGGCCGCGATGAGGCACCCAGGTTTTTCCGCGCGCAGACGCGAATTGCGCGTCCCTAAACACGCAAGGCAGATGCAGCGGAAACCTCGAGGGTTTGCTCGCGCGGTTACGGTCGCGGGCGTGAGCGCTGCGCTCGCCCTGATGGGCACTGTGCCGGCGCTTGCGATTGATACCGATCAGTCGACGGGCACCGGTACGTCTGAGGCCCCGCTGACGACCGAGACGCCGGTTGCTCCCGTAGCGCCCGTCGACGAGGAGGCAGCGGGCGTCGCGCCCGCGCTCCCTGATGAAGAAGGCCAAACGTCTGCGGAGGGCACGCCTCCCGCAGACGCAAACGGCGAGCCGGGCACTGAGACTGGCGCCACCGACGAACCCGCGACGGGTGAAAGCTCCGTAGAGGGCGCCGATGTCGTTGACGAGACCACCGAGGGCGCAGACGCCACCGAGGAGCCCGCAGCTGCGCCAGCGTCTAAAAAGACGGCTGCCCCCAAGCTCGCGTCTGACGCGGTTGCGCTCGCGGGCCCGGCCGGGTCACTCGCGTCGGGCACCTACAACCGTGAAAAGGATAATTCAGATCCCGGCGGCGCCGGCGGCTGGGTGACTGGCGGCCCGCCCCCGGGCCAGGTCGAGTTTGGTAACTTCGTGAGCTCGGCGACCCCCGTTGGGTCGAAGTGGGAGTATTCAGCGAGCTGGACCCGCCCCGGCAGCACCGGCAACTTCGGCTGGACCATCGAATACACGGTGGCCGGCGAAACGTGGGGCCCCTCAGGCCTCGAAGCCTCGTCGCAGGTGCCTCGCCCCGACCGTAGCGAGGGCGGCACCGCCATCAAGGTGGACAGCCGAGGCACTTCTGCCACGATTTGTACCTACTCATCGCAGTCGGATTACCCCTCGAGCTGGACGGGTAGTAA
It encodes:
- a CDS encoding ATP-binding cassette domain-containing protein, with amino-acid sequence MAAGPKLELIYGNDVRSLSPAQFFIVGRSNGADLRIDLPIVSRRHLVIGYKNGWYVEDLGSHNGVFVRGEKVERVALTEATEVRLGNAKNGPVLQLQPDAASVSAAATRSLTPQEFSQMLRTVAAPPLLTGALEALTVRAHHAPAASYAGAPPQPGAAPVAGLAAPAGAARMAGPATLTGGLEVRGLEFTVEGGKKLLRDITFDAGRGTLTAIVGPSGAGKSTFARAVSGLTKPSGGQVSFDGVDVHAQYDRAKSMIGMVPQEDVIHGQLKLLPALRYAAKLRLGSDVTPAEREAHVQRALAQLDLEAHIHTRISKLSGGQRKRASVALELLTEPAFLILDEPTSGLDPALDRQLMSEFRALANGGRTVLTITHSVACLDVCDQVLVLVPGGAPAFIGSEQSAFAYFNTIDWSNIFDLLKNDPQGCADRWLASVEARALAVEHSLKPAQPVPDTEAPQRATSRPMQFFTLVQRQLSLMLADRGYTAFLIALPFVIGLLPLVVPGETGLTRVQGAKNAQEPQMILTLLTIGAVFMGISMSIRDLVGERSIYERERAVGLSTSAYLAAKIFVYVLLGIAGSIIIVTISSLLKDPPTGDGVLGLGARTELTIGIAVTISVGVLIGLLLSALVSSQNQVMPVLIVVLMVQMVLNGGLIPLIDSGLLNSISMTVPARWSMSMGAVSIDMHHLLSIADEVERAAAANSMPELDPMWNPNALRWWLAAGVLSAMSALMVAVTWWRTRTR
- the groL gene encoding chaperonin GroEL (60 kDa chaperone family; promotes refolding of misfolded polypeptides especially under stressful conditions; forms two stacked rings of heptamers to form a barrel-shaped 14mer; ends can be capped by GroES; misfolded proteins enter the barrel where they are refolded when GroES binds); translation: MAKIIAFDEEARRGLERGLNILADAVKVTLGPRGRNVVLDKKWGAPTITNDGVSIAKEIELDDPFEKIGAELVKEVAKKTDDVAGDGTTTATVLAQALVREGLRNVSAGSDPIAIKKGIEKAVAAVTAQLLANAKEIETTDEIAATASISAADEQIGALIAEAIDKVGKEGVVTVEESNTFGTELELTEGMRFDKGYLSAYFVTDADRQEAVFEDPYILIVNSKVSSIKDLLPVVDPVIQSGKQLLIIAEDIEGEALATLVLNKIRGIFKSAAVKAPGFGDRRKAMLQDIAILTGGQVISEEVGLKLENATLDMLGTARKVIITKDETTIVQGGGEDDAIAGRVTQIRREIENTDSDYDREKLQERLAKLAGGVAVIKAGAATEVELKERKHRIEDAVRNAKAAVEEGVLPGGGVALIQAGKTAFATLELTGDEAVGARIVQVAIEAPLRQIASNAGLEPGVVVNKVSEMPNGHGLNAATGEYGDLVAQGILDPAKVTRSALQNAASIAGLFLTTEAVVADKPEPVAAAAGDPTGGMDF
- a CDS encoding FHA domain-containing protein produces the protein MQHPYPAGPEPSAAGLHPDLTPTQLRDVLQAMPEQSLAVAIHRNADTALRAWLWETGEGVLRLAMYKHYLAQRDQLSAQGQALPQDAARFDQAVGETYTQWQNALAVAAGEDATTTTSMTSTMTSTLTDSRPALTPQVTPLETAAPQHAEPAIETPIAAEPAEAAEPAEPAEPKLAAAEPELPGQSELDPHAVASPQPEPLAEPQPEPQPELLPVVEATAPQPPLAMLSLPDGVLCAVTSAQVLIGRNPDCDLYPGSQVIAVADDRRLLSTTHAMLRLHEGYWFIDDLGSTNGTIIGHDPQGAGLAEGDTQHLPGPFLLGGLPFMIEMGGAR